A region from the Posidoniimonas polymericola genome encodes:
- a CDS encoding ATP-dependent Clp protease adaptor ClpS, protein MDDDTAPDDPGRNDPGVEDPGAGVVVAPKPAPQKEEDRPPIPKYNVVLWDSDDHTYEYVEKMMKDLFGYSDQQCLKLAETVDKHGRAIVITTTKEHAELKRDQVHAFGTDLYIKNCKGSMKATIEEVS, encoded by the coding sequence ATGGATGATGACACCGCCCCCGACGACCCCGGCCGCAACGACCCAGGAGTCGAGGACCCAGGCGCCGGGGTTGTGGTCGCCCCCAAGCCCGCCCCGCAGAAGGAAGAGGACCGCCCGCCGATCCCGAAGTACAACGTCGTGCTGTGGGACAGCGACGACCACACCTACGAGTACGTCGAGAAGATGATGAAGGACCTGTTCGGCTACTCCGACCAGCAGTGCCTGAAGCTCGCCGAGACCGTCGACAAGCACGGCCGCGCGATCGTCATCACCACCACCAAGGAGCACGCCGAACTCAAACGCGACCAGGTGCACGCCTTCGGTACCGACCTGTACATCAAGAACTGCAAGGGATCGATGAAGGCGACGATCGAGGAAGTGAGCTGA
- a CDS encoding four helix bundle protein, with amino-acid sequence MSKQDEFKQRTKAFGLRVIRLVQSLGDDRVSRVIGNQLLRSGTSVGANYRGACRARSAAEFRAKLGICEEECDESIYWIELLVDSDLVKEELVAPLLSEADELLAMIVASINTSRNK; translated from the coding sequence ATGTCGAAGCAGGACGAATTCAAGCAGCGCACCAAGGCGTTCGGGCTGCGAGTGATCCGGCTGGTGCAGAGTCTCGGCGACGACCGCGTGAGCCGTGTGATCGGCAACCAGTTGCTCCGGTCGGGCACGTCGGTTGGCGCCAACTACCGCGGGGCTTGCCGGGCAAGGTCGGCGGCAGAGTTTCGTGCGAAGCTCGGCATCTGCGAAGAAGAGTGTGATGAGTCGATTTACTGGATCGAGCTGCTTGTCGATTCTGACTTGGTGAAAGAAGAGCTCGTGGCCCCGCTGCTCTCGGAAGCAGATGAGTTGTTGGCGATGATCGTGGCCTCGATCAACACGTCCCGAAACAAGTAG